A window of Dorea formicigenerans contains these coding sequences:
- a CDS encoding VanZ family protein, whose protein sequence is MFLILVSCIVWKLRKKKPCISVIYSIFLIIYITLIRRAPGYIEPVRFHIGEWKEAGFWVGGILNILLYVPFGYTCYRYITGMRKVEKEQYVMRNIVLAGACLSIACEMTQYITKRGCADINDVLFNILGIIVGVALAFKVRGSKY, encoded by the coding sequence ATGTTTCTAATATTGGTAAGTTGTATTGTCTGGAAATTAAGAAAAAAGAAACCGTGTATTAGTGTGATATATAGTATTTTTTTGATTATATATATTACGCTAATACGACGAGCTCCGGGATATATTGAACCGGTTCGATTTCATATAGGTGAATGGAAAGAAGCCGGATTTTGGGTAGGAGGAATATTAAATATTCTGTTATATGTCCCGTTTGGATATACTTGCTATAGATATATAACTGGAATGCGAAAGGTAGAAAAGGAACAGTATGTCATGAGGAATATCGTGCTGGCAGGGGCGTGTTTGTCGATAGCATGTGAAATGACACAGTATATTACAAAACGAGGCTGTGCAGATATCAATGATGTGCTGTTTAATATTTTAGGTATTATTGTAGGAGTGGCGTTGGCTTTTAAAGTAAGAGGAAGCAAGTATTAG
- a CDS encoding flippase, whose amino-acid sequence MKIKNLLNSKVTRNASWIIAGRVYHMVLAFVVGLLTARYLGPNNYGLINYAATYTSFFASFCTLGINSVIVKNFVDHPDEEGETVGSAIILRTISSVLSVVMMMCITFIADNGEKTTNIVVFLCGIGVIFQVMDTLDYWFQSRLESKYSAFATVISYTVVSIYKVWLLVTGKSVEWFAVSTSIDYLVVAIILLIVYKKRNGPRFSCSMRKAKELFKSSYHFILAGLMVSIYGSTDKFMLKQLLNEAEVGYYSTAVSLCNTWVFLLTAIIDSLYPVILQSFNNKELFERKNKQLYSIVFYISVSVSILFSVLATPVVRILYGKAYIAAAAPLRIITWYTAFSYLGVARNAWIVSYNKQNYLKYLYIGAAITNVVLNVIMIPLWGASGAAFASLLTQISTILVFPALIKDLRPNVKLMVDAILLKKVF is encoded by the coding sequence ATGAAGATAAAGAACTTGTTAAATAGTAAGGTAACACGAAACGCAAGTTGGATTATAGCAGGACGAGTATATCATATGGTATTAGCATTTGTTGTAGGACTTCTTACAGCTAGATACTTAGGTCCAAATAATTATGGACTTATTAATTATGCGGCAACATATACCTCATTTTTTGCATCATTTTGTACTTTAGGAATTAATTCTGTAATTGTGAAAAATTTTGTGGATCATCCAGATGAAGAAGGAGAAACAGTAGGTTCTGCCATTATTTTGAGAACTATATCTAGTGTCCTTTCGGTTGTGATGATGATGTGTATTACATTTATAGCTGATAATGGGGAGAAAACTACTAATATTGTTGTATTCCTTTGCGGTATAGGGGTTATTTTTCAAGTAATGGATACACTAGATTATTGGTTCCAATCAAGACTTGAATCTAAGTATTCGGCATTTGCTACAGTGATTTCATATACTGTAGTTTCAATTTATAAGGTTTGGTTGCTTGTGACAGGAAAAAGCGTTGAATGGTTTGCTGTGTCAACATCAATTGATTATTTAGTAGTTGCAATTATTCTACTTATTGTCTATAAAAAACGTAACGGGCCGAGATTTAGCTGTTCTATGAGAAAGGCCAAAGAGCTTTTCAAGAGTAGTTATCATTTTATATTAGCAGGTTTAATGGTGTCAATTTATGGCAGTACTGATAAATTTATGCTTAAACAATTGTTGAATGAAGCAGAAGTAGGGTATTATTCAACAGCAGTTTCATTGTGCAATACATGGGTTTTCTTATTGACAGCAATTATTGATTCATTATATCCAGTGATTTTGCAATCGTTTAACAATAAAGAATTGTTTGAACGCAAAAATAAACAGTTATATTCTATAGTTTTTTATATTTCAGTAAGTGTTTCGATTTTGTTTTCGGTTTTAGCAACCCCTGTTGTTAGGATCTTATATGGGAAAGCATATATAGCAGCAGCGGCACCATTGAGAATTATTACATGGTATACGGCATTTTCATATTTAGGGGTGGCAAGAAACGCATGGATTGTATCATATAACAAGCAGAACTATCTGAAATATCTTTATATTGGAGCAGCAATAACGAATGTAGTATTAAACGTTATTATGATTCCGTTATGGGGAGCATCGGGAGCAGCATTTGCTTCTTTATTGACACAGATTAGTACGATTTTAGTTTTTCCAGCACTTATAAAAGATTTGCGACCTAATGTAAAATTAATGGTGGACGCGATTCTGTTAAAAAAAGTATTTTAA
- a CDS encoding polysaccharide biosynthesis protein encodes MSAFDNATLMITGGTGSFGSTVLKHFLDSDLKEIRIFSRDEKKQDDMRHELQAKHPEQAKKVKFYIGDVRNPQSVKDAMPGVDYIFHAAALKQVPSCEFFPMQAVQTNVIGTDNVLHAAIDAGVKRVVCLSTDKAAYPINAMGISKAMMEHVIYANARVAAERGGTTICCTRYGNVMCSRGSVIPLFIDQIKSGNPITITDPNMTRFLMNLDEAVDLVMFAFQHANPGDLFIQKADASTIGDLAKAVQQLFGDTGTNIIGTRHGEKLFETLMTREERLRSEDMGHYFRVAADNRDLNYDKFVVKGEVHTMSDESYTSHNTERLDVEGTVKKILTTDYVQEALKELQR; translated from the coding sequence ATGTCAGCATTTGATAACGCAACTTTAATGATTACAGGAGGAACAGGATCTTTTGGTTCTACTGTTCTGAAACATTTTTTGGATTCTGATTTGAAGGAGATTCGTATTTTTTCACGAGATGAGAAAAAACAGGATGATATGCGCCATGAGTTACAGGCAAAGCATCCAGAGCAGGCTAAGAAGGTAAAATTTTATATTGGAGATGTACGTAACCCGCAGTCAGTAAAAGACGCTATGCCGGGAGTTGATTATATTTTCCATGCAGCAGCTTTGAAGCAGGTACCATCTTGTGAATTTTTCCCGATGCAGGCAGTACAGACCAATGTAATCGGAACAGATAATGTATTACATGCAGCGATTGATGCAGGAGTAAAGAGAGTTGTCTGCTTATCCACTGATAAAGCAGCATATCCAATCAATGCAATGGGAATTTCAAAAGCTATGATGGAGCATGTCATTTATGCCAATGCCCGTGTAGCAGCAGAGCGTGGTGGGACAACCATTTGCTGTACACGTTATGGTAATGTAATGTGCAGTCGTGGTAGTGTTATTCCGCTTTTTATTGATCAGATTAAATCTGGGAACCCGATTACCATTACAGATCCGAATATGACTCGTTTCTTAATGAATTTGGATGAGGCAGTAGATTTGGTTATGTTTGCATTCCAGCATGCGAATCCGGGAGATCTGTTTATCCAGAAAGCAGATGCATCTACAATCGGAGATTTGGCAAAAGCAGTTCAGCAGTTATTTGGTGACACAGGTACTAATATTATTGGAACTCGTCATGGAGAGAAACTGTTTGAGACTCTTATGACAAGAGAAGAGCGTTTAAGAAGTGAAGACATGGGACATTATTTCCGTGTGGCAGCAGATAACCGCGACTTGAATTATGACAAGTTTGTAGTAAAAGGTGAGGTACATACTATGTCAGATGAGTCCTACACAAGTCATAATACAGAACGTTTAGACGTAGAAGGAACAGTGAAGAAGATTTTAACGACAGATTATGTTCAGGAGGCACTGAAAGAACTTCAGCGTTAA
- a CDS encoding UDP-N-acetyl glucosamine 2-epimerase, whose amino-acid sequence MVEHNFKWKNDGRTKVMIGCGTRPEIIRLAAVIKRCREYFDCCVVYYNQNWDRNLSTVFWEDFELKNTFGEFGPDILVPVVGENLGVTCGNILGRSFELLSELQPDGYLVLGDTNSCLSAISAKRLHIPLFHMEAGNRCKDECLPEETNRRIVDVISDVNLCYSEFARKYLADTGLPKERTYMTGSPMAEVLHMNLEKIQKSDVLDRLGLEKDKYILLSAHREENIDSEKNFLSLFTAINALAQKYDMPILYSCHPRSKNRLEKSGFKLDPRVRVNEPLGFNDYNKLQMNALAIVSDSGTLPEESSFYLSIGHPIAAVCIRTSTERPEALEAGDFILAGITTKELLNATDMAIEMKQKGVLGKPCPDYVDETVSMKVVRIIQGYVNVVNKMVWRKDQ is encoded by the coding sequence ATGGTTGAACATAATTTTAAATGGAAAAATGATGGCCGCACGAAAGTGATGATTGGTTGCGGAACACGTCCGGAGATTATCCGTCTTGCTGCGGTAATCAAAAGATGTAGAGAATATTTTGATTGTTGTGTTGTATATTACAATCAGAACTGGGACAGAAATTTGAGTACTGTATTCTGGGAAGACTTCGAACTGAAGAATACGTTTGGTGAGTTCGGACCAGATATCCTGGTTCCGGTTGTTGGAGAGAATCTTGGAGTGACTTGTGGTAATATTTTAGGAAGATCTTTTGAACTTCTTTCTGAGCTGCAGCCAGATGGATATCTTGTGTTGGGAGATACAAACTCTTGTTTATCAGCAATTTCTGCAAAGAGATTACATATCCCGCTTTTCCATATGGAAGCAGGAAACAGATGTAAAGATGAGTGTCTTCCGGAGGAAACAAATAGACGTATTGTAGATGTTATTTCCGATGTGAATTTATGTTATTCAGAGTTTGCGCGTAAATACCTTGCAGATACAGGACTTCCAAAAGAGAGAACATATATGACCGGTTCTCCTATGGCAGAAGTGCTTCACATGAATCTGGAAAAGATTCAGAAGAGCGATGTTTTGGACAGACTTGGACTTGAAAAGGATAAATACATTTTGCTTTCTGCGCATCGTGAGGAAAATATTGATTCAGAGAAGAATTTTTTAAGTCTTTTTACTGCCATCAATGCGCTTGCACAGAAGTATGACATGCCGATTCTCTATTCTTGTCATCCAAGATCCAAGAATCGTCTGGAAAAGAGTGGATTCAAGCTTGATCCAAGAGTAAGAGTTAATGAACCGCTTGGTTTTAATGATTATAATAAGCTTCAGATGAATGCATTAGCAATTGTATCTGATTCAGGTACATTGCCGGAAGAAAGCTCATTTTATCTTTCAATCGGACATCCGATTGCTGCTGTATGTATCCGTACATCAACAGAGAGACCGGAAGCATTGGAAGCTGGAGATTTCATCTTAGCTGGTATTACAACAAAAGAACTGTTAAATGCTACAGATATGGCGATTGAGATGAAGCAGAAAGGTGTGCTTGGTAAACCTTGTCCGGATTATGTTGATGAAACAGTATCAATGAAAGTTGTCCGCATCATTCAGGGATATGTAAATGTAGTCAACAAGATGGTTTGGAGAAAAGATCAGTAA